From a single Vibrio tubiashii genomic region:
- a CDS encoding ATP-grasp domain-containing protein produces the protein MKSTMIIVSHVVNDAVTHGFVPAAKAIGLHVVLITDHKLNHLKLASEDNPFNPDAILECDVFNPLELIELITEHDLHPAAIFSNSDHLQTSTAICAQFFNLPAKDWTVTLKAKNKHLTRQVLSEKSLPSTPSALLHQGDSQPGQTLNFPVVAKPKEGVASLDVQRCDSTAELERYCDAFWQKHPTTPVLVEEFLQGPLITIETLGDGEKLLAVGGFDVDLSAPPHFIETAACWNGDNSVQFRDECLRQLKAFGVGFGVCHSEFIITQSGPVLVEVNYRSIGDGREFLLNNLSHHQWFSTILKLHLGHKLEEDFAIQGSAQVHYVVTDSSGTITGTSTSFTHQEGDIVTQQQVLKPAGERIQQSFSNKDYLARISICSPSGQVLQPSLEQALAAFDLEPAKEVTA, from the coding sequence ATGAAATCAACGATGATCATCGTGAGTCATGTCGTTAACGATGCAGTCACCCATGGATTCGTGCCTGCAGCAAAAGCGATAGGTCTTCACGTCGTTTTGATCACTGATCACAAGCTCAACCATCTAAAATTGGCGAGTGAAGATAATCCGTTCAACCCCGATGCCATTCTCGAATGTGATGTTTTTAATCCGCTTGAACTGATTGAGCTCATCACCGAGCACGATTTGCACCCAGCCGCCATTTTTAGTAACAGCGATCATTTACAGACCTCAACCGCTATCTGTGCTCAGTTCTTTAACTTGCCCGCTAAAGACTGGACTGTGACGTTAAAAGCCAAGAACAAGCACTTAACTCGCCAAGTACTCAGTGAAAAATCGCTACCAAGCACACCAAGTGCCTTACTGCATCAAGGTGACTCACAGCCTGGCCAAACACTCAACTTTCCTGTGGTTGCAAAACCAAAAGAAGGGGTGGCGAGTTTGGATGTTCAACGCTGCGACTCCACTGCAGAACTTGAGCGTTATTGCGATGCATTCTGGCAAAAGCACCCAACCACTCCTGTCTTGGTTGAAGAGTTTCTGCAGGGGCCGCTTATCACCATTGAAACCTTGGGAGACGGGGAGAAGCTGCTTGCCGTTGGCGGATTTGATGTCGATCTGTCTGCCCCACCTCACTTTATAGAGACAGCTGCCTGCTGGAATGGCGATAACAGCGTCCAGTTTCGTGATGAATGCCTGCGCCAGTTAAAAGCATTTGGGGTTGGATTTGGGGTGTGCCATAGCGAATTTATTATCACCCAGTCAGGCCCTGTATTGGTTGAAGTCAATTACCGAAGTATTGGTGATGGGCGAGAATTTTTACTCAATAACTTAAGTCACCATCAGTGGTTTAGCACGATTCTAAAACTGCACCTTGGGCATAAGCTCGAAGAAGATTTTGCTATCCAAGGCAGCGCCCAAGTGCATTATGTGGTCACCGACTCAAGTGGAACCATTACGGGCACATCCACCTCTTTCACCCACCAAGAAGGCGATATTGTTACGCAGCAACAGGTGCTCAAACCTGCTGGCGAACGTATCCAACAAAGCTTTTCAAACAAAGACTACCTAGCCAGAATCTCTATCTGCTCTCCGTCTGGACAAGTCTTGCAACCTTCACTAGAACAAGCTCTCGCCGCTTTCGACCTTGAGCCAGCTAAGGAGGTAACAGCATGA
- a CDS encoding TonB-dependent receptor, with the protein MEIKLALSPLALAIGGTLTAVAVVPSVSASENVEANETVQVVGHRYEGYAEHMPQSGTKTDVEWLDVPQAVSVVTKTEMQDRGAVRLVDALDGVAGVNNTLGEGSRDQFVIRGFDALNDMYRDGMRDDGTLQSYRSLANIERVEVVKGPAGALYGRGSAGGIINLVTKRANGDNFTNVNGGVGSHNQFVGQIDSSMAFNNKVNGRINLEYRQADSYVDHVDSNDFFIAPTIRVLPAQGHTIDFDVEYAHQELVPYRGVPSKNGKPVDVPESTFFGGTNDYQKSDSLRIAVDYEWRLNDELAWTNRASYNHIELEQKGTRQGTVVGDEVTQTVNNFGYDPRTTTTLQSELVWETASNQLMIGADYNQINIDLTLASDKTLPPQNIYNPTVGTTPNPGFKPFRDNTTTTAGIYIQDVYTLGDFSLIGNVRYDSMDLEQQKAGAAKENLDDNKVSYRAGVVYRVNYDMSVYASLARSWQLPYSGIYINPKLAEFFHTDLKEVGVKAYLLDNALMLNAAVFQIDQEQPQTNTDGDVIDKIEARHQGIELEARGQITQQWDISVGYSYLDAEDKETGKKPNDVSDHLFSLWSTYQLDDNWRLGGGVKYVGDRYAGNDEAVALGDYTTVDLMAAYTTGRHKIQANAYNVFDEKYILGATNGKSGLNQIGYGAPAEFMLSYGYLF; encoded by the coding sequence ATGGAAATTAAGTTGGCCCTCTCCCCCTTAGCATTAGCCATCGGAGGAACGTTAACAGCAGTGGCAGTCGTGCCGAGTGTATCGGCATCTGAGAACGTTGAAGCGAATGAAACCGTGCAGGTTGTTGGTCATCGGTATGAAGGTTATGCCGAGCATATGCCGCAGTCAGGAACAAAAACGGATGTCGAGTGGTTAGATGTTCCGCAGGCGGTTTCGGTTGTGACTAAGACGGAAATGCAAGACCGTGGCGCTGTGCGACTAGTTGATGCCTTAGATGGTGTCGCGGGTGTAAACAATACCCTAGGCGAAGGTAGCCGAGACCAGTTTGTGATTCGTGGATTCGATGCGCTCAATGATATGTATCGTGATGGGATGAGAGACGACGGTACCTTGCAATCTTATCGCAGTCTGGCAAACATTGAGCGTGTAGAAGTGGTCAAAGGACCCGCAGGCGCACTTTATGGTCGGGGTTCGGCAGGTGGCATCATCAATTTGGTGACCAAGCGAGCTAATGGTGACAATTTCACCAATGTAAATGGCGGTGTTGGCAGTCATAACCAATTTGTTGGCCAGATTGATAGCTCTATGGCGTTTAACAACAAGGTCAATGGGCGCATCAACTTAGAGTATCGCCAAGCGGACTCTTATGTAGACCATGTCGACTCTAACGACTTCTTTATTGCCCCCACTATTCGCGTGTTACCTGCTCAAGGGCATACCATTGATTTCGATGTGGAATATGCCCACCAAGAGCTCGTGCCTTACCGCGGTGTACCATCAAAAAACGGCAAGCCAGTTGATGTTCCTGAGAGCACATTCTTTGGTGGTACCAATGACTACCAAAAGTCTGACAGTCTTCGCATCGCTGTAGACTATGAATGGCGCCTGAATGATGAGTTGGCTTGGACAAACCGAGCTTCATACAATCACATTGAGCTTGAGCAAAAGGGCACACGTCAAGGCACGGTCGTTGGCGATGAAGTGACTCAAACGGTAAACAACTTTGGCTACGATCCTCGCACAACAACCACACTTCAATCTGAGTTAGTTTGGGAGACGGCATCTAATCAGCTGATGATTGGTGCTGACTACAATCAAATCAATATTGATCTGACTTTAGCCAGTGACAAAACATTACCACCGCAAAACATTTACAACCCAACAGTGGGGACAACACCAAACCCTGGCTTTAAACCTTTCCGTGATAACACGACCACAACAGCAGGCATCTACATCCAAGATGTTTACACGCTTGGTGATTTTTCACTGATTGGTAATGTGCGTTATGACTCAATGGATCTTGAGCAGCAAAAAGCAGGGGCAGCGAAAGAAAATCTTGATGATAACAAGGTCAGTTACCGTGCTGGTGTTGTATACCGAGTCAACTATGACATGTCGGTATACGCGAGTTTAGCGCGCTCTTGGCAGCTGCCTTACTCTGGTATCTACATCAATCCAAAACTGGCTGAGTTTTTCCATACCGACCTGAAAGAAGTGGGTGTAAAAGCCTACCTACTAGACAATGCTCTGATGCTTAACGCCGCAGTGTTCCAAATTGACCAAGAACAACCGCAGACCAATACCGATGGTGATGTGATCGATAAGATTGAAGCCCGCCATCAAGGTATCGAGTTGGAAGCTCGTGGCCAGATCACGCAGCAATGGGATATCTCAGTGGGCTATAGCTACCTTGATGCGGAAGACAAAGAGACAGGTAAGAAACCTAATGATGTCTCTGATCATCTGTTCTCATTGTGGAGCACCTATCAACTCGATGATAACTGGCGTTTAGGTGGTGGGGTTAAGTATGTCGGAGATCGTTACGCAGGTAACGATGAAGCGGTTGCTCTGGGTGATTACACCACAGTGGACTTGATGGCGGCTTACACAACAGGTCGTCACAAAATACAAGCCAACGCTTACAACGTGTTTGATGAGAAGTACATCCTGGGTGCAACCAATGGCAAGTCTGGATTGAACCAGATTGGCTACGGTGCTCCAGCAGAGTTCATGCTCAGCTATGGATACCTATTCTAG
- a CDS encoding TonB-dependent receptor family protein, which translates to MLYQNMDGSPQAKLRLSALATAIASLTSMNAFAASEPQSTAMETVVVTASVIGNSAVEDVKEYPGARTVLTSDQIEKTAAHSIDSALQSVPGIKVQDETGTGVLPNISVRGLKASRSGHAQFLMDGVPLTLAPYGHTGQSIFPATLSMIDRIDIVRGGAAVQYGPNNVGGVINLVTKPIPNTWQTEISNRLTVFEDGNTPLNDFYLRTGGWLTDTFAIQLEGNFLKGESFRAHSDTDVKNFQVKADWLLSDTQELQAFIQRYDADTQMPGALSPEDYQQDRTQSKRPYDEYQGKSTRWSLKYTQELNIADSAELQVQTFGHNSERFFQWGFNGAGGHWADPALPSTDVRTSPREFKIYGVEPKLAMHFGEGSAVTQNWILGARYVNEDIDYKLTQTPIAGGATSVPRDWHLETDAFAGYISNEVGLLQDALKITPGIRYESVDMKFDDLGKAQSTDNKVTEWLPGLTVAYNLTEQWVGYANAQKSLRAPQIAYIRGLGQEGSELAWNYELGARYTQDSTSFNAALYRIDFKDQLQWQSATQTFENIGKTLHQGIELSARYVPESMQALSLGASYNYLDATLEEEGTNKGNQLPYASKHQLSWDASYAFVGVDTTISGYYFSDAYSNNANTSEEDSTGAKGKVPAYMVWNFNLGTDLYKDDKGKLRMNVAVNNLFDEDYYFRGIDTSPVGRYPAAGRSYTLDLNYQF; encoded by the coding sequence ATGCTTTACCAAAATATGGATGGTAGCCCCCAAGCTAAGCTGCGTTTAAGTGCTCTCGCGACGGCGATAGCTTCACTTACCTCCATGAATGCATTTGCCGCGTCAGAGCCTCAGTCTACCGCGATGGAGACGGTTGTAGTGACCGCGAGTGTCATTGGCAATTCTGCGGTAGAAGACGTCAAAGAATACCCTGGTGCACGTACTGTGCTTACTAGTGATCAAATTGAAAAAACGGCTGCTCATTCAATCGATTCTGCGTTGCAAAGCGTACCTGGTATTAAAGTTCAAGATGAAACGGGCACAGGTGTGTTACCTAACATCTCGGTGCGAGGCTTAAAAGCAAGCCGTAGCGGACATGCTCAATTCTTAATGGATGGTGTTCCACTTACCCTAGCGCCATATGGTCATACTGGACAATCCATTTTCCCAGCAACCTTATCCATGATTGACCGAATCGATATTGTACGCGGTGGTGCGGCTGTTCAGTATGGCCCCAATAACGTCGGTGGTGTGATTAACTTGGTAACCAAACCGATTCCAAACACTTGGCAGACAGAGATCAGTAACCGCTTAACGGTGTTTGAAGATGGTAACACGCCACTTAACGACTTTTATTTAAGAACGGGAGGTTGGTTAACGGATACTTTCGCGATTCAATTAGAAGGTAACTTTTTGAAAGGTGAGAGCTTCCGCGCGCACTCTGATACGGATGTCAAAAACTTCCAAGTCAAAGCCGATTGGTTGTTAAGCGACACCCAAGAGCTGCAAGCTTTTATTCAAAGGTACGATGCGGATACGCAAATGCCGGGCGCTTTATCTCCTGAAGATTATCAGCAAGATCGAACTCAATCTAAGCGTCCTTATGATGAGTATCAGGGAAAATCAACGCGTTGGAGTTTGAAGTACACCCAAGAGCTAAACATTGCCGACAGTGCAGAGCTGCAAGTTCAAACCTTTGGTCATAACTCTGAGCGCTTTTTCCAGTGGGGCTTTAATGGGGCCGGAGGGCACTGGGCCGATCCTGCACTACCTTCAACTGACGTGCGTACTTCTCCACGAGAGTTCAAAATCTATGGGGTAGAGCCAAAACTCGCGATGCACTTCGGTGAGGGCAGCGCAGTAACGCAAAATTGGATCCTAGGTGCGCGCTACGTTAATGAAGACATCGATTACAAGCTGACTCAAACTCCGATTGCTGGTGGAGCGACCAGTGTCCCTCGTGACTGGCATTTAGAGACGGATGCTTTTGCGGGCTATATCAGTAATGAAGTGGGCCTGTTGCAAGATGCATTAAAAATCACTCCGGGGATTCGTTATGAATCTGTCGACATGAAGTTTGATGATTTGGGCAAAGCGCAAAGTACAGACAATAAAGTGACCGAATGGCTACCCGGTCTGACGGTTGCTTATAACCTGACGGAGCAGTGGGTTGGTTATGCGAATGCTCAAAAATCTCTGCGCGCACCTCAGATAGCTTACATTCGAGGACTGGGGCAAGAGGGGAGTGAACTGGCGTGGAACTACGAGTTAGGTGCTCGCTATACCCAAGATTCCACTAGCTTCAACGCTGCTTTGTATCGCATTGATTTTAAAGATCAACTGCAGTGGCAAAGTGCAACGCAAACATTTGAAAACATCGGTAAGACGCTTCATCAGGGGATTGAGCTATCGGCTCGTTACGTTCCTGAATCAATGCAAGCGCTTAGCCTAGGTGCAAGTTACAACTACCTAGATGCGACGTTAGAAGAAGAAGGCACAAACAAAGGTAATCAGCTTCCTTATGCGTCTAAACATCAGCTGAGTTGGGATGCTAGCTACGCATTTGTCGGTGTTGATACAACCATTTCGGGCTACTACTTCAGCGATGCCTATTCTAATAACGCCAATACAAGTGAAGAAGACTCAACGGGTGCTAAGGGTAAAGTTCCCGCTTACATGGTCTGGAACTTCAACCTTGGAACCGATCTCTACAAGGATGACAAAGGTAAGCTGCGTATGAATGTCGCGGTGAATAACCTGTTCGATGAGGATTACTATTTCCGAGGCATCGATACCAGCCCTGTTGGTCGTTACCCAGCGGCAGGGCGTTCTTACACCTTAGACCTGAACTACCAGTTCTAA